A part of Caretta caretta isolate rCarCar2 chromosome 1, rCarCar1.hap1, whole genome shotgun sequence genomic DNA contains:
- the PPEF1 gene encoding serine/threonine-protein phosphatase with EF-hands 1 isoform X2 — MLLASFSQLNMLKNKLSYSCPVFLHSCWITLLISTRLIQHLHARYVVQLLHETKKVLKQMPNIIHLSTSYSKEITICGDLHGKLDDLLLIFYKNGLPSEENPYLFNGDFVDRGKNSVEILIILFAFLLVYPNHLHLNRGNHEDHIMNLRYGFTKEVMKKYRSHGKKILNLLQDVYSWLPLATVIDSKVLIVHGGISDTTDLDFLNLFKRNKMKSMLRPPKSSTERNHDLERTDFVEYSPIIRVKRCLPGQAIAVKGMTRPSSSSHRRRYTGDLLDAGEHRWLLHDGASSGPLLDAQYLECGVHMPSVPSELTAKEWKQVADILWSDPKNQNGCTPNKSRGGGCYFGPDVTARLLKRYNLKMLIRSHECKQEGYEISHDGQVITIFSASNYYEDGSNRGAYLKLNPDLIPRFVQYQVSKCTRKQTLHQRVSVVEWSALKSLREKLYSRRSELIAAFRQYDPNDTGRISATEWASAVESVLHLDLPWRTLRSRLVQLAPGGNVEYLSCFNDLEIKPAIKEVQPALVETLYRYRTDLEIIFNIIDKDHSGLISIEEFRQTWKLFNSHLKIDIDDESIDNLARSIDFNKDGSIDFNEFLEAFHVVNKFENK; from the exons CACCTTCATGCCCGCTACGTTGTACAGCTGCTACATGAAACCAAGAAAGTCCTTAAACAGATGCCCAACATCATTCATCTGTCGACCTCCTACTCCAAGGAGATAACCATCTGTG GTGATTTGCATGGAAAACTGGATGATCTTTTGCTGATATTCTACAAG AATGGCCTGCCTTCAGAAGAAAACCCTTACCTTTTTAATGGAGATTTTGTGGATCGGGGGAAAAATTCTGTTGAAATACTTATTATCCTGTTTGCCTTTCTTCTTGTCTACCCCAACCATTTACACTTGAACAGAGGGAACCATGAAGACCATATCATGAATCTGAG ATATGGCTTCACAAAAGAAGTTATGAAGAAGTACCGG tCCCAtggcaaaaaaattttaaatcttcTGCAAGATGTTTATAGCTGGCTTCCCCTTGCCACTGTAATTGACAGCAAAGTACTAATTGTACATGGAGGAATATCAGACACCACTGATTTGGATTTCCTGAATTTATTTAAGAGAAATAAG ATGAAGTCTATGCTGAGACCACCGAAATCaagcacagagagaaaccatGACCTGGAAAGAACTGACTTTGTAGAGTACTCTCCTATAATAAGAGTCAAGAGATGCCTTCCTGGGCAAGCTATTGCTGTCAAAGGAATGACCAGGCCTTCATCATCTAGCCATAGAAGACGATACACCGGTGATCTATTGGATGCTGGGGAGCACAGGTGGCTGCTTCATGATGGTGCTAGCTCTGGCCCGCTCCTAGATGCACAGTATCTAGAGTGCGGTGTTCATATGCCGAGCGTGCCTTCAGAATTAACAGCAAAGGAATGGAAACAA GTGGCTGATATTCTTTGGAGTGATCCAAAAAACCAGAATGGCTGCACACCAAACAAATCTCGAGGAGGTGGTTGCTACTTTGGGCCCGATGTTACTGCCAGGCTGCTTAAACGGTATAATCTGAAGATGCTGATCAGGTCTCATGAATGCAAACAAGAAGGTTATGAGATCAGTCATGATGGGCAG GTTATCACTATTTTTTCTGCCTCTAACTACTATGAAGATGGCAGCAACCGTGGTGCTTATCTCAAACTGAATCCTGATCTGATACCTCGCTTTGTGCAGTATCAAGTCAGTAAATGCACACGCAAACAGACTCTTCACCAGAG GGTGAGTGTAGTTGAATGGTCTGCATTAAAGTCATTACGAGAGAAACTTTACTCCCGGAGATCAGAACTCATTGCAGCTTTCAGACAGTATGACCCAAATGACACAG GAAGAATTTCTGCCACTGAATGGGCCTCAGCAGTGGAATCTGTTTTACATCTGGATCTCCCATGGAGGACTCTGCGTTCTCGGTTGGTGCAGCTTGCTCCAGGTGGAAATGTCGAGTATCTTTCATGTTTTAATGATTTGGAAATAAAGCCAGCTATAAAAGAG GTTCAACCAGCTTTGGTGGAAACcttgtacagatacagaactGATCTGGAGATAATCTTTAACATCATTGACAAAGATCATTCAG GTCTGATCTCCATTGAGGAATTTCGCCAGACATGGAAGCTCTTCAATTCTCATCTCAAAATCGACATAGATGATGAATCCATTGACAACCTAGCCCGCAGCATTGACTTCAACAAAGATGgcagcattgacttcaatgaatttTTAGAGGCCTTTCATGTGGTTAATAAATTTGAAAACAAGTAG